The proteins below are encoded in one region of Bosea sp. BIWAKO-01:
- a CDS encoding Re/Si-specific NAD(P)(+) transhydrogenase subunit alpha, which translates to MRIAVPAETQGTETRVAVTPETVRKFIGLGADVAVEKGAGLASGITDADYQAAGATTAKNAKEALKGADIVLKVRRPAESELAGLPAGALVIGIMDPYGNEAAVEGLAKANVAAFAMEFMPRITRAQVMDVLSSQANLAGYRAVIDGAAEYGRALPMMMTAAGTVPAAKIFIMGVGVAGLQAIATARRLGAIVTATDVRPATKEQVESLGAKFLAVEDEEFKQAQTAGGYAKEMSPEYRAKQAELTAGHIAKQDIVITTALIPGRPAPKLITAAMVESMKAGSVIIDLAVERGGNCELAKPGEIVTTPNGVKIVGHLNVPGRLPATSSSLYAKNLFAFVETLIDKAEKKLAVNWDDELVKATALTRDGAVIHPNFAPKA; encoded by the coding sequence ATGCGCATTGCTGTCCCAGCCGAAACGCAAGGGACGGAGACCCGCGTCGCCGTGACGCCGGAAACCGTCCGCAAGTTCATTGGCCTCGGGGCCGATGTCGCAGTGGAGAAGGGGGCGGGGCTCGCTTCCGGTATTACCGACGCTGACTACCAGGCTGCCGGCGCGACCACCGCCAAGAACGCCAAGGAGGCGCTGAAGGGCGCCGATATCGTTCTCAAGGTGCGCCGCCCGGCCGAGAGCGAACTCGCCGGCCTGCCGGCAGGCGCGCTCGTCATCGGCATCATGGATCCTTACGGTAACGAGGCCGCAGTCGAAGGCCTTGCGAAGGCCAATGTTGCTGCTTTCGCCATGGAATTTATGCCGCGCATCACCCGTGCGCAGGTGATGGACGTCCTGTCCTCTCAGGCCAATCTCGCCGGCTATCGGGCCGTGATCGACGGCGCCGCCGAGTATGGCCGGGCTCTGCCGATGATGATGACGGCGGCAGGCACGGTTCCCGCGGCGAAGATCTTCATCATGGGCGTCGGCGTTGCCGGCCTGCAGGCGATCGCGACTGCGCGGCGTCTCGGCGCCATCGTCACCGCGACCGACGTGCGCCCCGCCACCAAGGAACAGGTCGAGTCACTCGGCGCAAAATTCCTCGCCGTCGAGGACGAGGAATTCAAGCAGGCGCAGACCGCCGGCGGCTACGCCAAGGAAATGTCGCCGGAATACCGGGCAAAGCAGGCCGAGCTCACCGCCGGCCACATCGCCAAGCAGGACATCGTCATCACCACCGCGCTGATCCCGGGCCGCCCGGCGCCGAAGTTGATCACGGCCGCGATGGTCGAAAGCATGAAGGCGGGTTCGGTGATCATCGATCTCGCTGTCGAGCGCGGCGGCAATTGCGAACTCGCCAAGCCGGGCGAGATCGTGACCACGCCGAATGGCGTCAAGATCGTGGGCCATCTGAATGTGCCCGGGCGTCTACCTGCGACATCCTCCAGTCTCTACGCCAAGAATCTCTTCGCCTTCGTCGAAACGCTGATCGACAAGGCCGAGAAGAAGCTCGCCGTGAACTGGGACGACGAATTGGTGAAGGCGACTGCGCTGACTCGGGACGGCGCGGTGATTCATCCGAATTTCGCGCCGAAGGCCTGA